One window of Dendropsophus ebraccatus isolate aDenEbr1 chromosome 13, aDenEbr1.pat, whole genome shotgun sequence genomic DNA carries:
- the LOC138770589 gene encoding uncharacterized protein translates to MAEDQLLQVIRARLHSDQGLLSRLMAVLTPSPASGNLSRSDDLYATGTVPPLSQVSTGSRRSARVSRPPTRLSPGSAPSVSACRSYSRPPLPCSLSRPRTGSDAAASSGAPRASVIPAPSADMGAQAGRSSSPDRSDTPPPPLPVMAPGQSGPSAAPPVASSSVGSAAFFQPPTSHSPPTAPVSSQQPGFTAPAPTTSQVASMEDKHADSPHKSSHRHRHRSRSSHRPSHRPRSSSSSQDSGSRSHRSSRRRRSRHYSRSSRRSRHSRWRSPSSSEWSSGDTGRSRTRMRLEPPSPRTSCLVPQDDPPIVPSAPVAPPTPLPVPAAPFLPAPPPQPAATGISGAVTGSGYPWPFMPFTSMGAGGQRLMSLVSSSVTPPTWQRHGKAWKAWLQVAGSRDVSSNDDIRLTVTLEYFLQLRDAKVSSSVALRSLSGVAFFLKLHGWPDNTKHFLFRQALKGWKKEHVRREARRPVSYKLLARIVEACSHVCSSTFEEHLFAACFCTAFFGALRIGELLPPSKLKPGGLLCDDVLVSNGSLRLRLRVSKTDQYRKGVWIPIQGVQGSVCPVRCVAAYSAIRPQAHNFFVHADSTPVTRFQFISVFRRCLSAIGIPPGDFSSHSFRIGAATEAARAGLSEVEVQRHVRPEIWILGHSYIARAAQRAECRPVGRDLGFRGLNVHWRGIGGLRWPQVLPEVIDISSRDFTNILDADPTNRFLSELKTILEKAKALKLISNGEYQYIWNSTPTTATFYALPKVHKAISPLKGRPIVSECENLSQRFRERGYPRKPIRRAFQRALNEDRVTLLEDKPQMRQTKEERKIRCIGTFDANASSIMAILHKHWKILLDDQDLKQVVGLRRDRVFIPTTKNFQNPHDPKIYEIRQFINCRSRGIIYIAKCECPKIYVGKTSQEFRRRISKHLSTIRNEEDTPISRHVRTYHGGKCEAIQFIGISQPKLGPRKGCLDKLLLREEAKWIHRLSSMSPQGLNEGFSFLAFL, encoded by the exons ATGGCCGAAGATCAGCTGCTGCAGGTTATCAGGGCCCGTCTACATTCTGACCAGGGCCTCCTGAGCCGGCTGATGGCcgtcttaaccccttcccctgccTCCGGTAATTTATCCCGCTCGGATGATCTTTATGCCACAGGTActgtcccccccctttcccaggtGAGCACAGGGAGCCGTCGGTCCGCGCGAGTGTCGCGGCCGCCGACCAGGCTCAGCCCAGGCTCTGCCCCCTCTGTATCTGCTTGCCGCAGCTATtcccgtcctcctctcccctgctcgTTGTCCCGCCCccgaaccggaagtgacgcggccgCGTCTTCCGGTGCGCCGCGCGCCAGCGTCATTCCCGCGCCATCCGCAGACATGGGAGCACAAGCCGGCCGTTCTTCCTCCCCTGACCGCTCGGATACCCCTCCGCCTCCCCTGCCAGTAATGGCGCCGGGTCAGTCGGGCCCTTCTGCTGCCCCCCCTGTTGCTTCCTCCAGTGTGGGATCTGCAGCGTTTTTTCAACCCCCTACCTCCCATAGCCCTCCTACTGCTCCTGTGTCATCACAGCAACCTGGGTTTACCGCTCCTGCTCCCACTACCTCTCAGGTTGCCTCTATGGAGGACAAGCATGCTGACAGTCCTCATAAGTCCTCTCATAGGCACAGGCATAGATCTAGATCCTCTCATAGGCCTAGCCATAGACCCAGATCATCCTCTTCCTCCCAAGACTCTGGTAGCCGCAGTCACAGAAGCTCTAGGAGGCGACGTTCTCGCCATTATTCCCGGTCATCTCGTCGTTCCAGGCATTCCCGTTGGCGATCCCCGTCTTCTTCAGAATGGTCCTCCGGCGACACTGGCCGGTCCCGCACCCGTATGAGGCTGGAGCCTCCGTCGCCCAGGACATCCTGCCTGGTTCCTCAGGATGACCCCCCTATTGTTCCTTCTGCGCCTGTTGCTCCCCCCACTCCTCTCCCTGTTCCTGCTGCTCCTTTCCTGCCTGCTCCGCCTCCTCAGCCAGCTGCTACGG GAATTTCGGGAGCTGTTACCGGAAGCGGATATCCATGGCCATTCATGCCCTTCACATCTATGGGAGCTGGTGGACAGCGCTTGATGTCCCTCGTTAGTTCCTCCGTAACCCCGCCCACTTGGCAGAGACACGGTAAGGCCTGGAAGGCGTGGCTACAGGTGGCCGGTTCTCgagatgtttcttctaatgatgacATCAGGTTGACGGTTACGCTTGAGTATTTCCTGCAGTTGCGCGACGCAAAAGTTTCTAGCTCGGTGGCGCTGCGCTCGCTTTCCGGTGTAGCCTTTTTTCTAAAGTTGCACGGTTGGCCAGATAATACGAAGCATTTCCTTTTTAGACAGGCTCTGAAAGGCTGGAAAAAGGAACATGTGCGGCGGGAAGCCAGGCGCCCAGTATCTTATAAGTTGCTAGCGCGTATAGTAGAGGCGTGTAGTCACGTCTGCTCGTCAACCTTCGAGGAGCATCTTTTTGCGGCCTGTTTCTGCACGGCATTTTTCGGGGCCTTGCGGATTGGGGAACTTCTTCCCCCTTCTAAATTAAAACCAGGGGGTCTTCTTTGTGATGATGTCCTGGTTTCCAACGGATCTTTACGTTTGCGCTTGCGTGTTTCCAAAACGGATCAATATCGAAAGGGTGTGTGGATACCCATACAAGGTGTGCAGGGCTCAGTTTGCCCAGTGCGGTGTGTGGCGGCATATTCAGCTATCCGGCCACAAGCCCATAATTTTTTCGTCCATGCGGACTCCACTCCTGTTACGAGATTTCAATTCATCTCGGTTTTTCGCCGATGTTTGTCGGCCATTGGAATCCCCCCTGGCGATTTTTCTTCTCACTCTTTTCGGATCGGCGCGGCAACGGAAGCAGCTAGGGCTGGTTTATCGGAGGTCGAAGTGCAGC GTCATGTGAGACCCGAGATATGGATTCTGGGCCATTCCTACATTGCTCGGGCGGCACAGAGAGCGGAATGTCGACCTGTAGGCCGTGATTTGGGGTTCCGAGGGCTGAACGTCCATTGGCGGGGTATCGGTGGTCTGAGGTGGCCACAGGTGTTGCCGGAGGTCATTGACATCAGCTCCAGA GATTTCACAAA TATCCTGGATGCCGACCCTACTAATCGCTTTTTAAGCGAATTGAAAACTATTCTGGAAAAAGCAAAGGCTCTCAAACTTATCAGTAATGGGGAATATCAATATATTTGGAACTCCACCCCCACCACGGCAACGTTCTATGCCCTACCTAAAGTGCATAAAGCCATCTCCCCCTTGAAAGGTCGCCCCATAGTCTCAG AATGTGAGAACCTCTCACAGCGATTTAGGGAGAGAGGTTATCCTCGGAAGCCTATCAGGAGAGCTTTTCAGAGAGCCCTGAATGAGGATAGAGTCACTCTTCTTGAAGACAAACCTCAGATGAGACAGacaaaggaagaaagaaaaattaGATGTATCGGTACTTTCGATGCGAATGCATCCTCTATTATGGCAATATTGCAtaaacattggaaaatcttattGGATGATCAAGATCTGAAACAGGTTGTAGGACTGAGACGAGACCGAGT ATTTATACCAACTACTAAGAATTTTCAGAACCCTCATGATCCAAAGATCTATGAAATCAGACAGTTTATAAACTGCAGATCGAGAGGGATTATCTACATTGCCAAATGTGAGTGTCCAAAAATCTATGTGGGCAAGACCTCACAAGAGTTTCGGAGACGTATCTCGAAACATCTTAGTACGATCAGAAATGAAGAAGATACACCTATCTCTAGACATGTGAGAACATATCATGGAGGCAAATGTGAAGCGATACAATTTATAGGCATCTCACAACCTAAGCTGGGACCAAGAAAAGGCTGCCTTGACAAGCTGTTATTACGTGAAGAGGCGAAGTGGATACACAGACTCTCAAGTATGAGCCCACAGGGACTCAATGAGGGTTTTTCTTTTTTGGCTTTTTTGTAA